In one Geoglobus acetivorans genomic region, the following are encoded:
- a CDS encoding energy-coupling factor ABC transporter permease, with protein sequence MHIMEGFLPPVWAVFWYAVSLVFVVYGAVKSKRLIDENPKNKALLAVAGGFIFVLSSLKIPSPVTGSCSHPTGTGISTMLFGPSVTAFLSAIVLLYQALLLAHGGLTTLGANTASMGIVGPFAGWLVYRALKGRVSLKVNAFITAVVADWFTYVVTSLQLALAFPGTSMINSALTFMGIFALTQIPVAIVEGIFSALLIGYIAQIDRNAVKEGVVA encoded by the coding sequence ATGCACATCATGGAGGGTTTTCTTCCACCGGTATGGGCCGTGTTCTGGTATGCAGTGTCGCTGGTTTTCGTTGTTTACGGAGCAGTGAAGTCAAAGAGACTGATTGATGAGAACCCGAAAAACAAAGCTCTGCTGGCTGTGGCTGGGGGGTTCATTTTTGTCCTGTCGTCTCTGAAAATTCCTTCTCCCGTTACCGGTAGCTGCTCTCATCCAACTGGCACGGGAATTTCAACGATGCTTTTCGGGCCTTCGGTTACTGCATTTCTTTCGGCAATAGTTCTTCTGTATCAGGCATTGCTCCTTGCTCATGGAGGGCTTACAACGCTCGGTGCCAACACGGCGTCAATGGGTATTGTGGGACCATTTGCCGGGTGGCTGGTTTACAGGGCTTTGAAGGGCAGGGTGAGCCTCAAGGTGAATGCATTCATAACCGCAGTTGTTGCCGACTGGTTCACCTATGTTGTGACGTCTCTGCAGCTCGCACTGGCTTTTCCGGGGACCAGCATGATAAACTCGGCGCTCACGTTCATGGGCATCTTTGCTCTAACTCAGATTCCGGTTGCGATTGTTGAGGGAATTTTCTCTGCTCTGCTCATAGGTTACATTGCACAGATTGACCGCAATGCGGTGAAGGAAGGGGTGGTGGCGTGA
- the cbiQ gene encoding cobalt ECF transporter T component CbiQ, with translation MHETLEEIQANSRKLIDGPVNVYFVIFSFILLYAFNKTPVFLLAFLIFSALCLYSTGFSYFRFLRVPSYFIAPALFVIAVITPGEHLVWLISREGVETAFRTFLRTYSSLSLMLYLIFTTSIPELLSALKKLRLPDFVVEMMSLIYRSIQIFLDELFRLETSAESRLGFANRKSFVRTAALIGYSMFVKSLDRAEKLDMAMEARCYSGKVPVVTGGNRGTVHALVIVLLLTLAGVVL, from the coding sequence ATGCACGAAACGCTTGAGGAAATCCAGGCAAACTCAAGAAAACTCATAGATGGGCCGGTGAACGTTTATTTTGTTATCTTTTCATTTATTCTCCTGTATGCGTTCAACAAAACACCGGTTTTTCTCTTAGCATTCCTCATCTTCTCAGCCCTGTGTCTTTACTCGACTGGATTCAGCTACTTCAGGTTTTTGAGAGTGCCGTCATACTTCATAGCTCCTGCTCTCTTTGTGATTGCTGTCATCACGCCTGGTGAGCATCTCGTATGGCTCATCAGCAGGGAAGGTGTGGAGACAGCTTTCAGGACATTTCTGAGAACGTATTCGTCCCTCTCGCTCATGCTCTACCTGATCTTTACAACCAGCATTCCCGAATTGCTGTCTGCCCTGAAAAAACTCAGATTGCCCGATTTTGTCGTTGAAATGATGTCTCTGATTTACAGGAGCATACAGATCTTTCTTGACGAGCTTTTCAGGCTTGAAACATCTGCAGAATCAAGACTGGGCTTTGCGAACAGAAAGAGTTTCGTGAGGACTGCTGCTTTGATTGGATATTCGATGTTTGTGAAATCATTGGATAGAGCGGAAAAACTGGACATGGCGATGGAAGCAAGGTGTTACTCGGGAAAAGTCCCGGTCGTTACAGGAGGGAATAGAGGGACGGTTCATGCACTGGTGATAGTCCTTCTCCTGACTCTTGCGGGGGTGGTACTCTGA
- a CDS encoding cobyrinate a,c-diamide synthase, producing MHAFVIAGTNSGSGKTSIGISITSALMKRGLKVQPFKVGPDFIDPTHYSFCEWGVNLDAFMMGEDGVRRSFCRWTRGKDVALIEGVMGLYDGYNLTTFSSTAHIARILNIPVILTMNVRAMSVSALAMFEGFRNYDRRLNVAGVIFNSATKFHERLKRVFEEKGYRVFGVVPETDLLKVESRHLGLHLGMEVERDLDRIAEFAEEHIDIDGILEISELEIDCKEFKETERGGFKIGVPFDEAFSFYYRDNLEALRKFGKIEFFSPLKGERIECDAYYIGGGYPELYEFPEFLRFIRKEALDEKPIYAECGGMMVLSRTLEIDGKKRKMAGVLDLDIEFTKKLQALGYIRGEVIRDNPYFTGSFRGHEFHYSVAHPDSDVKFAFRTDGKGIACGLDGAMAHRTLAGYSHIHFHSANIKEFLRGNA from the coding sequence ATGCACGCCTTCGTAATTGCCGGAACAAACAGTGGTTCTGGAAAAACATCCATAGGAATATCCATAACCTCAGCTCTGATGAAAAGGGGACTGAAAGTTCAGCCGTTCAAGGTTGGTCCCGATTTCATCGATCCAACACATTACTCCTTTTGCGAATGGGGAGTGAACCTCGATGCATTCATGATGGGGGAAGACGGTGTCAGAAGGTCTTTCTGCAGGTGGACAAGAGGAAAGGACGTCGCCCTGATCGAAGGCGTTATGGGGCTATATGATGGATACAACCTGACGACCTTCTCGTCGACCGCCCACATTGCCAGAATCCTGAATATTCCAGTCATACTTACAATGAACGTCAGGGCAATGTCAGTATCGGCACTGGCCATGTTTGAAGGATTCAGAAATTACGACAGAAGGCTTAACGTGGCAGGAGTTATATTCAACAGCGCAACGAAATTCCATGAGAGACTGAAGAGGGTTTTTGAGGAAAAGGGCTACAGGGTATTCGGAGTTGTGCCGGAAACAGACCTGCTGAAAGTGGAGAGCAGACACTTGGGACTGCACTTGGGTATGGAGGTGGAGAGAGACCTGGACAGGATTGCTGAATTTGCCGAAGAACACATAGACATAGACGGAATCCTGGAGATAAGCGAGCTGGAAATTGATTGCAAGGAATTTAAAGAGACTGAAAGAGGCGGATTCAAAATCGGAGTTCCTTTTGACGAGGCATTCTCGTTTTACTACAGAGATAACCTTGAGGCTCTCAGGAAGTTTGGCAAAATTGAGTTCTTCTCCCCCCTGAAAGGAGAAAGAATCGAATGCGATGCATACTACATCGGGGGCGGATACCCCGAACTTTACGAGTTTCCGGAATTCCTCAGGTTTATAAGGAAGGAGGCCCTTGACGAGAAACCCATCTATGCTGAATGTGGGGGCATGATGGTTCTCTCAAGAACGCTCGAGATTGACGGAAAAAAAAGAAAAATGGCGGGTGTCCTTGATCTGGACATCGAATTCACGAAAAAACTCCAGGCACTCGGATACATCAGAGGAGAGGTTATACGAGACAACCCCTATTTCACCGGATCTTTCAGAGGTCACGAATTCCACTACAGCGTCGCTCACCCTGACAGCGATGTGAAGTTCGCCTTCAGAACGGATGGAAAGGGAATCGCATGTGGTCTGGATGGGGCTATGGCCCACAGAACGCTCGCAGGTTACAGCCACATTCATTTCCATTCGGCAAACATCAAAGAATTTCTTAGGGGAAACGCTTAA
- a CDS encoding energy-coupling factor ABC transporter substrate-binding protein — MLFMLILAFMVLQLPLAKAENWSGADEKAEEAIKQLSPDYEPWFSPVWEPPSGEIESLLFSVQAGIGAFVVGYVIGRHGAGRDARNA; from the coding sequence ATGCTGTTCATGCTGATACTGGCATTTATGGTTCTCCAGCTTCCGCTGGCAAAAGCTGAAAACTGGTCAGGAGCGGATGAGAAAGCTGAGGAGGCAATAAAACAGCTCTCTCCTGACTATGAGCCGTGGTTTTCACCGGTCTGGGAACCACCGAGCGGTGAAATCGAGAGCCTGCTCTTCAGTGTTCAGGCAGGTATCGGAGCGTTTGTCGTTGGTTACGTGATCGGCAGGCACGGTGCTGGTAGAGATGCACGAAACGCTTGA
- a CDS encoding ferredoxin, which translates to MMKVVIDESTCTGCGTCESICPEVFQLGDDGLAHVVGECEGLEECCQEAADNCPVEAITIE; encoded by the coding sequence ATGATGAAGGTCGTGATTGATGAGAGCACATGTACGGGCTGCGGGACGTGTGAGAGCATCTGTCCTGAGGTTTTCCAGCTGGGCGACGATGGTCTCGCCCACGTTGTTGGCGAATGCGAGGGTCTTGAGGAGTGCTGCCAGGAAGCCGCGGATAACTGCCCGGTAGAAGCAATAACGATAGAGTGA